AATACGATAAGCATCTAAGACTTTGATGACCTTCCTGACACAGTGGTGACCCTGggtaagcgctgtgatcttataaCAATTTGGGAATTCACttatgatttctaaataatagggtcttggactgtagtaataaaatgtgattttttgcatagcggtagtttatggggctagaattaattatattattaaaaagaataatttaaaaaattatgacttttatttgtttttaccatgaacgtcacgctgttcGGAAcgtgattaatgacgtcacaagtcggttaataacaataatttgaaTGATAATGTAAGTTTTGGCTAAGATTATGATACCGACAaggcaaataaaaaatatacgagAAGGCTGTTCCCAGTGTAATACTTAGTACAGTGGACGCTCATACGAATTAACAGCATCAAAGGACCTGCCAAAGCGTCGCCTGTAAGAAATGAATCTTGATcgttaatgaataaataattaattgtattcATTTGGAGGACGCAAGGGTATTATGTAGATattaaagtagtaggtaccatattaaaacttaaaattgcCATTGACATACATAAATTAACAAAGGacatcaataaaataaactttcaatTGCAGATAATAATTAGTAGAAATTATTCCACCTCCCATAAAAGTCAAGGGAGAAATGATTGGTTCGAATTTCGAATCGACAGTAATGACGAACCTGACgaacattattttgtttatggCGAGTTCAAATGGCGACGTTGAAAATCTTACACGTATTTCAATACCAATAGAATGTAATGCCTCTATGGCGATGTGGTTTACTTTTAAGGAATGCAACAAACGCTTAAGGAATAGTGATTGCGAAAGTCCAGTTACTGGCGACTGGCTAACGACTAGCGACTGTGTAGCTCACTTGCGATTCGCCGAAACAGAAAAAGGCTTTATCACCGTAACCGAGTTAACATTCAGGAAAGTAAACACAAAGTAACAACCTACCTTTTACGAAGCGCACGCCTTCATAATCGAGTTATAATAAATCCATTCACAATACACggatacaaaaacaaaacccACTCAAGCACTgaacacaaaaatataaaagaacaaAACGCGGCTATGTCGAGACACAAGGGACATAAAACGTACACATTTTGAGCTGAGGTTTTTTGGGTTACAGTATAAAAACAACTTGCACAATATTTGAACAGATGGGGGATTTTATTTTCGTTCACGCGCGACGTAAAATCGTTTCGTGGTTACCACGCTACACTACGATTCACGAGGAAGGAATCACGGTACTGAATCGTTTGTTTGGTACATCTATTCACCAGATTCTGTGTTGCCGTCTCTTTTTAGCTGTTCAATTCACCGCGAGACACCTACTGCGAAACTGTTGAACTGTTAATTGGAGGACCTCACCTCATATTTTTTCAGCCTCGGTTTGGCCTCGGCTTGGAGCAAGCAACTACACACGTTGCGTCAAGATGGCGTTGTAGGTACAACAAATCCAAACTAACTCAAAAAATACGGAGATGCTAGAGTCAACATTTTGGAAAACTATAGCAGCCCTCAACAGGTTGAAAAACTTCTGTAAACACCCGTGAGACTCCGAATGGGATCTCCCAATAGAAATAATTGCCAACGGCACGCCTACGCAAAATTTCTGCGGAAGATATGCTCAGATATTATGTGGAATTTTAGCACTGGGTAGCCATCTTTTGGTATATTAGATTTCTCACGATTTTCAAAGCTTGAAAATGCTTTAAAGTTAAATGCATGCACGATGCCAATAGAACTCATCTCAGGAATTTTCTGAAGGTCAACTTTCTTGATTATGCAAATCACCGTTTTCGATGCATTAGGGATTTCAAAGACTTTCAACGCTTGAAAATGCTTCGAATGCAAGCGCGATGCCCATAGAAGTTAGCTTAGAACTCATCTCAGGAAATTTTTGAAGATCAACTTTCTTGAACGAATCATCCACTTTTTGGTACAGTGGGGATTTTTCAAAGATAGTCAAAGCTTGAAAATGCTTTGAATACATGCACAATGCGCACAGAACTCATCTCAGGTGTTTTCTGAAGGTCAACTTTCTTGATTACGGGAATCACCCAATTTTTGATGCATTAGGGATATAAGATTTTCAACGCTTGAAAATGCTGTAAAACTTATCTCAGGAATTTTTTCCACACTATTTGGAAACAATCATgattaagtattaataaattCAAATGTTAAACTTTAGAAATAATCTTAAATGGTGGCTTTCGCGCCATGTGgaccaaaaataaataaaacacgaaAGTCAAAATAATTTGGAATTTATTCACAAAAATATCGGAgatttaatatttaactaaCGTAATAACACTTTACATGATAGTTCTGTATCAGTCAATTCGGAAACTACCCGCACGATGTTGCTGTTCGTCAAAACGTTCGTTGGCTCGTAGCCTGACAACAGCCACGAATCTAGTACATCTGTACTCGGTAGTAACGTCCTGAGGGAATTTCTGATATAGATGTATGCCTGTGGAGAGTACTTATAAATACTTAGTGCGAAATTCTTTAGATCGTCTGTATGTCTTGTGGGCATAGCTAGAACCAATCCATTTGTGTCTTCTCTTATCTTATCTTGCAGAGACAATAAAATTCTCGTCCTTTTCTTACGCCTCTGCACTAgtaaattcttttttatatctATTTGTTCTTTTAGTCGATCTAAGCACCTTTTTTGGCGTTTATTGACTCTCATGCCGTTTCTCAATTTCCCTTTCAAACTTATCGCTTGCCTTTGCATCATTTGGACttctgtaaataattttagaagttcaAGATTCTCCTGTTCTTTGATTTTTTCCTGTTCTTTGAATTTTTCCTGTTCCCTAATTTTTTCCTGCTCTTTTATCTTTTCCTGCTCTTTTATCTTTTCCTGTTCTTTTATTTTGTTCTgttctttaattttttcttgttctTTGATTTTTTCCCATTCTTTGATTCTTTCCTGTTCTTTGATTCTTTCCTGTTCTCTCATTTTATTTGATTGTTCGACTTTCTTGGCAGTGGTGTGGGAAGTACTTGCTTTCTCAGTTACGTAATTGGGTGTACCATTTGGTAAACGTCTTATATTAGAAACATTTTTCTGAACATAATTAGaaatattttgttgttgttgtagttgattttgttgttgttgatgtTGTAGTTGATTTTGTTGTTGATGTTGTAGTAGATTTTGTTGTGGCGTTTGATGTTGATTTTGATGTTGTTGTTGTGGATAATTGTATTCATCACTAAAACTATCTTCATCGAGATGTTCCTCATGTAAATGTTCTTCATAttctatattattttctacTTCATTATTCATCTCATAATCTTGATCTTctttttcttcatcatcatcataatcatcttcATATTCATTGTCAAGTGATTCTTCATCAATATATTCCACCtacaaaaaaggtttttaaatgAGTATTGTGGGTAGTTttacataaattaaatttaaaattaaaaaagcatgaaataaaataaaataattagcacgtaattaattttattttatttcaagctttttaaatttacatatataaattattattagtagacACGCTACGATCGACACTCTATCTCATATATTCACACAAATACGATAAGGgcacgcagtacgctcgactgaAGTTGCCGGCACATGTGGGTTTATAATGCTAGGTGAAAAGCAAAGGTTGCTTTCACCTagcattgtatgagaaaggtgagaggcatgATGGTTgccaccgaaatcaagcgcgcgaaaagggttgaacaggtgtttgggaaaagtatttttagagaaaaaactactacagtacgcggccgaaagtaatgttcctacatcggcctttagaatgacatttcgcctttgtagagcgttgtctgtcactcatacctatatgacgttttgtcggtctcaacgacagggacaatgctctacaaatatgctatcacgttctataggtacattactttctgctgcataCTGCAAGTTATCTTAAAATAGGTTTAAAAATCAATACTTTTTTGTTTTGGTtttttatctacctacatctACTAAGAAAACTACTGATTTGTTTTTTAACTGTAATATGTTTAAGTACTTATGAGTAAGGtataatttacattaattgtacctacttatagtcaGGCGAAAGACTGGCTTCCCGTAGCACAAGGAATCCTATTTTGGGAGCCAGGAACTTTGCACTGCTACTACCATGGTTAACTTAATGTTTACCttgaaatttttatcaaataaagattattaataGTACCTCTAAAACATGTTTAGGCAATTTCAACGAAGGAACAGCCTTGCTATTGAGAACCACAGCGTTATGTGCGTCACACTCAAAGCAGTCTACGGAAAAATGTTGAACACAAATGTAGGAATAGTCGGTGGGAGTCCAGTTGTTCCTGCCAGTGAGGTCTGTCCATATTTGTCTATAGCTCGGGTCCTCGGGAAACCTGAAAAGTTTTTTATTGCTTTATTCTTTGCTCCTATCAAatattagcttatgcccacgacttagtccgcatgtactacacaaatttcaaacccgtattatacccccttagtggttatcctttcttagcggatgcctacgtcataatacgtatctgcacgccaaatttcagcagatccgtccaatagtttgacctgtgtgatgatagatcagtcagtcaatcagtcggtTGAGTCAGCTTTTTCTTAGTAGTCAGCTATCGGCTAGTAGTAAAATCTATGTGTATGAAATATATAGATTTTACAAGTAGCAACTTTTtgtagaagaaagaaagaaaaaaaacacacacatacacatctTATGACTAAGTTGGTTATTCCAGTGAAGTCTCAACCCATCCATGCAAACTGGGCCACTAATGAGCACGGGTTTGATGTGCCTGGTGGTTAAGATTTTTGTCTCCTATTAGGAGGGTCTggggttcaatcctgggcatACCTCTAATTTTTCTGAACTATCCGATTCTAAttgaagttatgtgcatttcaagcatcaatccattgctccgttgcggcgtgattgaaggaccaaccaacaaacacactttcgcatttatacatGTAGTGATGTTTACATACCTGAAGAATGAATCTGAATTGAAGTTTTTAGATTCGTCGCACCCCAAAACCGCACAAGCCTTTGTTATCTCTGTATCCTCACTGTTCTGTTTGAGTTCCGGCGCCACCATGGCTAAAAAAACAATAGTTAAATAACCTCCATAACACACGTAAAATtagcaaaataataagtaatgtgTATACCGATAGGCGTCGACTTAGCTCGGATTTCTTCATTCTCCTTAATTTTAGCAAGTGCTTGGCTGAAACTCATGTTTTTCGTAACAAAACCACAGTGACACGAATTCTTATAGACACTTAGCTGAATAACCGAGAACTTTCAtagttataattttaacaagtGACATAGCATGATTAATCAACATCcaattatttaaatgtaaatgttGTGAATGTGACGATTTACTGGAAAGATATTCTATTATTAATGCAACAGCAAATGCCGCCAGACGCTAGTTTTAGAAAATGTCACTTGGTGGGTGATGGGTCTTGGACAGTGGATGGACTTGTCAATCCCCTATTATTTTAGGTTACCTTTAATAACGCGAAACACTAAATCttctaatttaaaataaatcaaagaatGCATCAGTTAAAATTGTAatgtgtaattatttatttaaacaattatAACTTtggtttaaacatttttttattaaaaattgtttcctgtataatgcgtaaaaaatgacttttcacgcgccatttaaatCTTTAAATCAAATAAGTGTCAAAATTCATACGTCAAAGCACTGACAAAAGTACGCGGTTTTGTCACTCAAATTATCTGTGGTTTGACGGGTTTGACACATAGGTTTGTCATGGTTTTTTCCTATTTTTTCCAAATTCCAAGGTTTTTTCCAGTTTTTCTCTATCTACGGCACGATCTACGGTTTGTCACTTGATGCTTGTCATTGTCAGTTTGTCAGTCATTCTCATCTCTAAAATTAATTCAATACGCGAAACGCAAAATAAATCGACGAAACCTTTGTTTGTTCCGTATTGTATGTTAGGAAAATGGTTGACCCAATATTCGATTATCAATTTAGGCTTATCCTAATCGGAGACAGCACAGTGGGCAAAAGTTCCTTGCTAAAGTACTTTACGGAAGGGAAATTCGCGGAGGTAAGTGTTTCCCattgttattgttgttgtaTAACATGTTCTCGGATTAAGGGAATTAATTACGCATCAATTTTTTGGTTAATTACGTTTCTACTACTTAAAttctatatttatttcattgttGCTTTATATGTAGGGCTGCctatttgttgttgttgtaaGTGTTCCATACTTGTAAGTAAGAAACTGAGAACATTTTTATGAAATCAAATCAGTATTATTCCGTCAGTCTATCTATTTGttacagttattttattttgaaaccaaTATAGATGTAAAGGTGAAATATGAAACTTGTGTGTAAACATAAGTAGTTCAACCAAAAATTCGAATATCGCACGACTTtagagtggtgatagcctaataGTTCCTATTTTTGGGGGTTGTGGGTTTGATCTCGGGCACACACCTCAAACCTTTCGAAATGGGCTATTCATGCAATTAAATCTTGTTTTAACTGTGAACATATTGAGAAAACCTGCTTGCTggagaatcagtacccttattataaatgcgaaagtgtgtttgtttgttggtttgtccttcaatcacgtcgcaacggtgcatcggattgacgtgatttttgcatgggtatagataaagacctggagagtgacataggctactttttatcccagaaaatcaaagagttcccatgggatttttaaaaaactaattccatgtggacgaagtcgctggcaacagctagttctccataatgttcttatgGGTgtgtgccaatctgcacttttAACTtagagtggtagactatggcctaaacccttcttattctgagaggagacccatgatTACTATAGAGTCGGCAATagttgataatgatggtgaCTTTTCAGCTCTCCGATCCAACAGTGGGAGTAGATTTTTTCGCAAGGATCATCGAAGTGCAAGATGGTACAAGAATTAAGCTCCAACTGTGGGACACCGCTGGGCAGGAGCGATTTAGATCCATCACAAAATCCTACTACAGAAACTCAGTGGGGGCACTTCTAGTGTACGATGTGTGTAACCGTTCAAGTTTTGAGCATATACCTCTTTGGATGATGGAGGCTAAGAGGCATATTGAGCCACACAGGCCTGTCTTCGCTCTAGTTGGATGTAAAGTGGATCTGGTTGGAACTGATAACAAGAACGGGGCTTGGAGGGAGGTCTCGTGCGAGGAAGCAAGAATGTTTGCTGAGGAGAATGGTAATTACTTTACTTtgttatccatacttatatactAACACTAGCttataaatactaataatagtaatgttctttatttcaggcaaactgTATATTATTACAGAGGTCAAATCACTGCCCCTATTaggtataaatgtgaaagtgtttgtttgttggtttgttcttcaatcacgtcgcaacggagcaacggatcgacgcgatttttggagagagacataggctactttttatcccggaaaatcaaatagttcccacaggatttttaaaaacttaaatccacacatctgaagtcacgggcatcagctagtcactacccctattataaacgtgaaagtgtgtttgtttgttggtttgtccttcaatcacgtcgcaacgaagcaacggattgacgtgattttctgcatgggtatagtcaaagacctgcagagtgacaggctacgttttatcccggaaaatcaaagagttcccacgggatttttagaaactttAATCCACgcatatgaagtcgcgggcgtcagctagtataaaataaaatttagattctaaatagaaataaaataaggatAAAAACAAGTACAATAATTGTATTATAACTTAAAGcgcacaacttcgtccgcgtggactaaacaaatttcaaatccctatttcacccccttaggggttgaatttacaaaaatcctttcttagcagatgcctacatcataatagctatctgcatgccaaatttcagtctgatccatccggtagtttgagctgtgcattgataaatcagttagtcagtcagcaccttttccttttatatatttagactagcttatgctcgcgacttcgtccacgtggactacacaaatttcgaacccctatttcacccccttaggggttgaattttcaaaaatcccttataAGCATCCAAGCATCCacataataatagctatctgcatgctaaatttcagccagatccgtccagtagtttgagctgtgcattgatagatcagtcagtcagtcagtcagtcaccttttccttttatacatatacttaGATTATACCTGAATGTTAGAGTCtgtataaaagtagcctatgtcactctccaggtatttattcAATTATATCCATGGAAAACTTCCATTGATCTGTTGCTCCCTTGCAATGTGATTGAAAgacacaaaaacacaaacaaacacactctcacatttataatgtgggtagtgaGTAGTGATATATTGTTTTTCCTTACTGAATCATTTGCCTGTTGAGTTATATGTATTATCAGCAAGTAACAGCTACAACTTATAACATAGCTATTACATCAAGGGCATGTAACATGTCTCATTAGAGATGATTAATTATTGAGTTATGGACACATTTGTAGCAATTTGCATTTAATTACATAGTATTATGGAACATATTTTATTCACATgatccatacttaataatattataattgacagacctgggcgcgtttggaacccttgtagctttagttttaagttggcgtaataattacctatcaccactatatcttacaaatacaacaaccgactgtcaaaatattacctattttgaataatttttttaaattttgaacgcgagagtgtgtctgtctgtctgctagcttttcacggcccaacaatttgaccgattttgacgtaattaggtacaaagttagcttacatgcaGGGGTACATAGGCTAATTGCCACGTATCACTGTGACTGTCTctgatctattgtgtttgcctccactttaCACTTCCTTGTCTAATCCTCTAGCAACCGCCTGCCAGACGCTCTTAAAGTTTagaagtttaagggtgtctggcaggggttggCCACTATACTGTGTCtggcatgacgtgatttctaatactattccgaagaaaatataaaaaatttgactttacactttttttttatataaatcttttattaaaagGCTTTTAcgtttatgtatgtcagcctgactttatactttgtagTAAGATTTTTAACACCTTTATGGTGACTCAAAAGGGTTAAAGCCCACCAAGTGTTTTGACTCTGtgatttgtatgggattacataacagagagagcgctatactaatttCTTTCCTTTATAATATAGCTACAGTTTTTTGGATAATATTTTCAAACCTAAATATCTTGCAGGATAATATTTTCAAACCTAAATATCTTGCAGGATAATATTTTCAAACCTAAATATCTTGCaggataatatttttaaacctaaatatcTTACAGGATAATATTTTCAAACCTAAATATCTTACAGGAGAATATTTTCAAACCTAAAAAATATCTTACAGGATAATATTTTCAAACCTAAATATCTTACAGGTTTACACCACGTAGAGACCTCAGCAAAAACAGGTTCCAACGTGGAGCAGGCATTTATCCTTGTAGCTCAGGAGGTATACAACCGTATACAGACTGGTGAGTACAAAGTGGAGGACGGGTGGGACGGGATCAAGACGGGCTTCAACCGTCCCAATGGTATGGACTTTAATCTGCTTGAGGCAGAAACTGTACAGTCTACCTGTTGTTAGacacaaatatttattattaagtttgtGGTTTAAACTTGCTAAGTAACTAAATTTTTAATAGCTCAAccagtaaaggagtggactgaaaaccgaaaggtccgacggttcaaatcccgcccgttgcactattgtcgtacctactcctagcacaagcttgacgcttagttggagaggaaaggggaatattagtcatttaacatggctaatattcttaaaaaaaaaaaaatacggaaTAGATTTTTCTTTCAGTAAATCGcacttacatcacaaaaaagagGAACACATCTATTGAatatattttgactttgctcatatTTAAAACAGTTAACCGCCTGTTCCCACTTGTCGATTGTCAAATATTCCAGTGACAGAACATTTCATATGAAGCTATCCACACTTGTCGGAAACGGATTTTGTGTTTGGTCTAAGGTTGAGGTCTATAGAGCGCATTcagacttagcttagacttaacacagggttaaaacga
The Maniola hyperantus chromosome 11, iAphHyp1.2, whole genome shotgun sequence DNA segment above includes these coding regions:
- the LOC117986413 gene encoding involucrin-like isoform X1 yields the protein MSFSQALAKIKENEEIRAKSTPIAMVAPELKQNSEDTEITKACAVLGCDESKNFNSDSFFRFPEDPSYRQIWTDLTGRNNWTPTDYSYICVQHFSVDCFECDAHNAVVLNSKAVPSLKLPKHVLEVEYIDEESLDNEYEDDYDDDEEKEDQDYEMNNEVENNIEYEEHLHEEHLDEDSFSDEYNYPQQQHQNQHQTPQQNLLQHQQQNQLQHQQQQNQLQQQQNISNYVQKNVSNIRRLPNGTPNYVTEKASTSHTTAKKVEQSNKMREQERIKEQERIKEWEKIKEQEKIKEQNKIKEQEKIKEQEKIKEQEKIREQEKFKEQEKIKEQENLELLKLFTEVQMMQRQAISLKGKLRNGMRVNKRQKRCLDRLKEQIDIKKNLLVQRRKKRTRILLSLQDKIREDTNGLVLAMPTRHTDDLKNFALSIYKYSPQAYIYIRNSLRTLLPSTDVLDSWLLSGYEPTNVLTNSNIVRVVSELTDTELSCKVLLR
- the LOC117986413 gene encoding involucrin-like isoform X2; translation: MHSLIYFKLEDLVFRVIKAMVAPELKQNSEDTEITKACAVLGCDESKNFNSDSFFRFPEDPSYRQIWTDLTGRNNWTPTDYSYICVQHFSVDCFECDAHNAVVLNSKAVPSLKLPKHVLEVEYIDEESLDNEYEDDYDDDEEKEDQDYEMNNEVENNIEYEEHLHEEHLDEDSFSDEYNYPQQQHQNQHQTPQQNLLQHQQQNQLQHQQQQNQLQQQQNISNYVQKNVSNIRRLPNGTPNYVTEKASTSHTTAKKVEQSNKMREQERIKEQERIKEWEKIKEQEKIKEQNKIKEQEKIKEQEKIKEQEKIREQEKFKEQEKIKEQENLELLKLFTEVQMMQRQAISLKGKLRNGMRVNKRQKRCLDRLKEQIDIKKNLLVQRRKKRTRILLSLQDKIREDTNGLVLAMPTRHTDDLKNFALSIYKYSPQAYIYIRNSLRTLLPSTDVLDSWLLSGYEPTNVLTNSNIVRVVSELTDTELSCKVLLR
- the Rab39 gene encoding ras-related protein Rab-39B, whose product is MVDPIFDYQFRLILIGDSTVGKSSLLKYFTEGKFAELSDPTVGVDFFARIIEVQDGTRIKLQLWDTAGQERFRSITKSYYRNSVGALLVYDVCNRSSFEHIPLWMMEAKRHIEPHRPVFALVGCKVDLVGTDNKNGAWREVSCEEARMFAEENGLHHVETSAKTGSNVEQAFILVAQEVYNRIQTGEYKVEDGWDGIKTGFNRPNGMDFNLLEAETVQSTCC